One genomic window of Cololabis saira isolate AMF1-May2022 chromosome 3, fColSai1.1, whole genome shotgun sequence includes the following:
- the trpv6 gene encoding transient receptor potential cation channel subfamily V member 6 has protein sequence MSPSLARSAPSELNHWWSQLRFRLQNKKGWNEMLDETFLNFTKNINDIPIFYAAKNNSVGCIKKLLSCASTNIFERGALGETALHVAVMNDNLDAAVALMDGAPELINEPMTSELFQGVTPLHIAVVNQNINLVHHLIIRGSDVATPRVTGLYFRKRIGGLLYYGEHILSFAACAGNEDIINMVIDAGASTRVQDYRGNTLLHILVLQPNKTIACQAIDLIVARDAEMDQSVSLDLVPNYRGLTPFKLAAKEGNTVVFQHLVIKRRVVQWSLGPLSSHLYDLTEIDSWADSMSVLELIVSSPCREARRILEVTPVRQLVSLKWNLYGKHYFRLLLLLYLLYIGTFTLCCVFRPLKDISENYTRSDMDKTIKIQKTLNESYVVYGDRLRLAGEIISVLGAFVILVLEIPDILRVGAKRYFGQTALGGPFHVILISYASLVVLLCVFRACEVQGEAEVMAVCLVLGWCNVMFFARGFEMLGPYVIMIQKIIFGDLTKFMWLSFIVLTGFSTSLWMVYMTQDPDSLPSYRSFPITLFSQFELSVGLIDLPVDNTINTPPIVHVLHVTFSVVSYILLLNLLIAMMSDTHWRVAQERDELWRTQVVATTLMLERRLPRCLWPRLGVCGLNYGLKERWYLRVEDRNDPMMQKMRRYIKVFSKEDEKEGLEKSDTMKETPILRPKNRGCNNRRALAGWEVIRHSALGLEMEKEDAEEDQDIKYV, from the exons ATGTCGCCGTCTCTGGCCAGATCGGCTCCAAGCGAGCTCAACCATTggtggagccagctgaggttTCGCCTTCAGAACAAGAAAGGATGGAACGAGATGTTGGATGagacttttctgaacttcaCCAAAAA CATAAATGACATTCCTATCTTCTATGCGGCTAAAAACAACAGTGTTGGTTGCATCAAGAAACTGCTAAGCTGTGCATCCACCAACATCTTTGAAAGAG GGGCCCTCGGTGAGACAGCCCTTCATGTTGCCGTGATGAACGACAACCTGGATGCAGCCGTGGCCCTAATGGACGGAGCTCCTGAGCTCATCAACGAGCCCATGACCTCTGAGCTTTTTCAAG GTGTTACTCCTCTCCATATTGCTGTGGTGAATCAGAACATCAATCTGGTTCACCATCTGATCATCCGTGGCAGCGATGTCGCCACACCCCGAGTCACCGGTTTGTACTTTAGGAAGCGGATAGGAGGTCTTCTGTACTATG GTGAGCACATCCTGTCTTTTGCTGCATGCGCTGGGAATGAGGACATTATAAACATGGTGATTGATGCAGGAGCCAGCACCAGAGTCCAGGATTACAGAG GCAACACATTGCTTCACATTTTGGTTCTGCAGCCCAACAAGACGATTGCCTGCCAGGCCATTGACCTGATTGTGGCACGCGATGCAGAGATGGACCAGTCAGTGTCACTCGACCTGGTGCCCAACTACAGAGGCCTCACGCCTTTTAAACTGGCAGCCAAAGAGGGAAACACCGTG GTATTTCAGCACCTGGTTATCAAAAGGCGTGTGGTCCAGTGGAGTCTGGGCCCTCTGAGCTCTCACCTGTACGACCTGACAGAGATCGACTCCTGGGCCGACAGCATGTCGGTGCTCGAGCTCATCGTTTCCAGCCCGTGCAGAGAG GCAAGAAGGATTCTGGAGGTGACTCCTGTGAGGCAGCTGGTCAGTCTGAAGTGGAACCTGTATGGAAAACACTATTTCAG gctgctactgctgctgtaccTCTTGTACATCGGGACCTTCACGCTGTGTTGTGTGTTTCGCCCTCTAAAGGATATTTCTGAAAACTACACACGCTCAGACATGGACAAAACCATCAAGATCCAAAAGACACTCAAC GAGAGTTATGTGGTTTATGGAGACAGATTGCGGCTGGCAGGAGAAATCATCAGCGTTCTAGGAGCTTTTGTCATCCTGGTTTTGGAG ATTCCTGATATACTGAGAGTGGGAGCAAAGCGATATTTTGGCCAAACTGCACTGGGGGGACCTTTTCATGTCATcct GATCAGCTATGCCTCGTTGGTGGTGCTGCTGTGTGTTTTCAGAGCCTGTGAGGTGCAGGGGGAGGCCGAGGTGATGGCGGTGTGTTTAGTCCTCGGATGGTGCAACGTCATGTTCTTCGCCCGCGGCTTCGAAATGCTCGGTCCCTATGTTATCATGATACAGAAA ATTATATTTGGAGACCTCACAAAGTTTATGTGGCTGAGTTTCATCGTGCTCACTGGGTTTTCCACCT CCCTATGGATGGTGTACATGACGCAGGATCCAGATTCCCTCCCTTCATACCGCTCCTTCCCCATCACCCTCTTCTCCCAGTTTGAGCTCAGTGTGGGGCTCATTGATCTCCCCGTGGATAACACAATCAATACTCCCCCCATCGTCCATGTGCTGCATGTCACCTTCTCTGTGGTCTCCTACATCCTGCTGCTCAACCTGCTGATTGCCATGATGAGCGACACACACTGGAGGGTAGCTCAGGAGCGAGATGAGCTCTGGAGAACtcag GTGGTGGCTACAACTCTGATGCTCGAGAGGAGACTTCCCCGCTGTTTGTGGCCTCGTCTCGGAGTTTGCGGGCTTAACTATGGCCTGAAGGAGCGCTGGTATCTCAG GGTAGAGGACAGAAATGACCCCATGATGCAAAAGATGCGTCGTTACATCAAAGTCTTCTCAAAGGAGGATGAAAAGGAGGGACTGGAGAAGTCCGACACAATGAAGGAAACGCCGATTCTCAGGCCAAAAAACAGAGGATGTAACAACAGGCGGGCTCTGGCCGGTTGGGAGGTGATTCGTCACAGTGCTTTAGGTTTGGAGATGGAGAAGGAGGATGCAGAGGAGGACCAGGACATCAAATATGTTTGA